AGCCCAAAGGGGCGACGGCAGTACAGTAAAAGGCTTGGTTCTATTGAGCCTGTATTCGGGAATATCACCGTCAATAAAGGCATGAATAAACTGACCTTACGGGGTCAAACGAAAGTGAATACCCAGTGGCAACTGTATTGCTTGGTTCATAATATAGAAAAGCTGCAAAACAGAGTGCATTAAGCAGGGGAACCCCTTTTTACCCTTAAAAACACCTCTAAAACCTCACAGATACCGCAAAAAAAACCACCTAAAACATAGGTTTAAAATATCCACTCGAAACTGACGAAACGATTGAATCAGAATAGGAACTAAGTTATGGTTTGCTGATTAATAAAAACAAATTTAAAACGAGTAAATCTACAGGCTCGTTAGGCATCAATGAAGATTCTTTTATTACTAGCAACATTTTTTATGAGCCAAAAGGTGTTTGCCTCTATCACTTATTGTGAGATTGCCTTTTCCAATGGAACAGAGGCAAGCTATGTATCTGGTCTCTACAAGGATGCTGAAATAGTTATAGAGCTGGGGCCTGAAATCGAAAAGTCGCTGAAAATATAAGTAAGTACAGCGTGTTAGGCGTCTGGAAAGGTGAAGTTGGTGAGTATGTTTATTTGTCAACAAATGAGGCGGTTCCAGTGTTCTTCGGAAAACCGATAGAGCCTAACTTGTTGGAGTCGACTTATCGTTATCAATTTCATCGATGCCCTTTTATGAAGGATGTGCTGATTTCAAAATTTGGTCCTGCTCAAAAACCATCATCCACTTTTTTTGATAGAAATCATGCATCAAGCTTGCTGGTGTGGGTTGCGTTGTTTGGTTTGTTAGCAGCGGCTGGTTTAAATGTTTTGCTGTATCGTTGGCTAAAGCCTAACAAGTAAATTTTATCGCCAGCAAAAATCGCTGGCTGCGACGTCAACCCGCTGCGCGGCTTTCCGCGCTAAATTTCGAAGTTATACACAAAGGAAAGTTATGAGAATTATTCTTGCTCTGTGCTTTTTATGGGCTAATTCATTGTTAGCTTGTGGAGAAGATGAAACAGTTGAAATAGAACCATTCGCTAAAATGGAGCAAGATTATAATTTCGAAAACCTAATAGGTTATCAGGTATTTGTTCCTGAAATGTTTAAAGGGTACTATTTGACGTCATTCTATTTAGGAGTTAAAGACTCTATAGCTGCAAGTTTAGATTTCTCAGAAGCTTTTGGGTACAAAGGATACTACTCAGTTATTTTGCAAGTTAAACCTGAAAAACTAGATGCTCTAAGCATAACCCTTAGTTACTCCACGACAAAAGACAAAAAAGGTATGGTCATGTGTGGAGAGCGGGTACCGTTGAATTTAAGAGAGTTGTTGGATGCAAAACAACCAAAAATGGTTATACCTCCACCGCCACCACCTAGAGAAGTTAACAACGGAGTGTAATTTGTGTATAACAAGCGCCTAAACCAAGGACTCAAAATGCTTGGCTTGAGCTCCTTCGTCGCTAATTTTAGCCAAGTATTTTTCGCCGGTTAGGCGAGCGTTAGCTTCAGGAAGAAGTATGAATTCTAATTACAAACCATTTTTTACTATTGCTATATGTATTTTAACGGTGTGCGTTTCTTTCTTTGTGGCTTACCAAATATCAGGCTCAATACTCGGTAAATCCCGAATTATTTATCTTGCTGATTATGGCGGTCTAACAGTTGAAAGCATCAAAGAGTTTGAGATATGGCGATTTATAACTTCGCAGTTTGTTCATGTCCATCAGAAGCATATGATGTATAACGTTTTATCTATATTGTTCTTAGGCGTTCTTCTGGAACGTAAAATTGGATTCAGATATACGCTATCCATTTGGTTATTTGCGGGAGCTATAGGAACTCTATTTACAACACAATTTGGATCGCCTCCTTGGAATACCGGCACAGGTGCTTCGCAAGCCGCATTAGGCTTTGCCGGTTTTGCGCTAGTTTTTTATACAGTTAAGTTTAGGCGGGAATACATACTTTTAGCTGCTATCCTCTTTGCTGTTTTGCCAGCACTGTATTTAGATCTCAAAACCGCAGGATACCCTAAACCCGGACATTCATTAAGTTTCATTATTGGTTCTGTTATAGCAGTTTGGTATTTATATAAATCGGAAAAGAAAGAAGCGGTTACAAAGTATGAACAAAGCTAACAAGTTACTAAATTTCGTTCCGGCCACAAACAGCGTGGCCTCCACGGGACTGCCTACGCTGCGCTGCGGCAGCCCATTAGTAATGCGTTGAGGCTGTAGAATTACTCATTTGGTCAAGTTTTTAGGTGCTTTAAGGGGTCTCAAATGCATTGCTTAGTACGAGATTGTCGCTTAGAAAGCGATAAAGGAGGTCAAAAAAATGGCCAAATTTATAAAAATAGAAATTCTACAGCCTCGTTAGTGCGTCAAGCGAAGCTTGATGCATCTTGCAGGGTGCAAGTCCCTGTCGGGTAAGGTTTAACTCACCACCCGTATCGAGTGTTGCGCCTATGGCGGAGCTGTTTTTTTTTTCAGCGAACAAGATAGGTGAAGCGTACACAGAGAATTAAGTAGGCCACAGGGGATCCGTGTCCCTGAAGTGCTGAGATCGCTCCGATAAATACAGTCTGACTGACGAGGTTTGTAACGCCACTGAAGTCCAAGCAAAGCAACCGTAATGAGTGAGGTTGTGGCGAGTCAGCGGAGTTATTAAGCCGTGGCATGTTTAAAGAGATGCATCAGGAACTTGAGAGAGCCAAAGGTGTTCCGCAAGGACGCGGTAGGGAAGCTAAGTCAAAAGCAAGGCCAACGATGACCCTTTGGCAGTCAGACCAGTTCGTAGTAGTTTGAGACGGGAAAGCCGATCACATGGCGAAGGGGCTGGCAGTTATATCACGTGTTTAGCAGACACATAGGCCGGACAATGTAGGGCTGGACTCACTATGATAACCGAACTAAACGCGATCACATTTAAATCACAGCGCCACCCCAAACACAGGTTTCAGAACTTATACGGATTACTAAGGGAAGATTTCCTGTATCAAAGTTGGGGTCAGCTCAATAAACAAGCAGCCGCTGGTATTGATGGCATCACCATGCCTGCTTATCAGCAGCAACTTGTTGGCAACATTACTCGACTGAGCGATGCCCTGAAGCATAAGCGCTTTCGAGCCAATGACATCAAACGTGTCTTTATTCCCAAAGCAAATGGCAAACAGAGACCGCTGGGCTTGCCCACGGTGGATGATAAATTGGTGCAACAAGGCGTGAGCCAGATATTGCAAAGTATCTGGGAAGCGGATTTTCTGCCCAATAGCTATGGCTACCGACCGAATAAAAGCGCCCATCAAGCGGTGCACAGTTTAGCGTTGAATCTTCAGTTTAAAGGATACGGTTACATTGTGGAGGCTGACATTAAAGGCTTCTTCAACAACCTTGATCACAACTGGCTGATGAAGATGCTCAAACAACGCATTGATGACAAAGCCATGCTGAGTTTAATCAGCCAATGGCTTAAAGCCCGCATAAAATCACCTGAAGGGGTATTTGAATACCCGAAAAGCGGTACGCCGCAAGGGGGGATCATTAGCCCGGTACTGGCGAACATCTACCTGCATTACGCACTCGACTTATGGTTTGAAAAGAAAGTAAAACCCCGAATGCGTGGCCGCGCGATGCTCATCCGGTACGCCGATGATTTTGTGTGTGCGTTCCAGTACGCCAACGATGCTGAGCGATTTTACGAGGTGCTGCCAAAACGACTGAAGACTTTTATTTAAACATAAGCAATTTAGAAGTGGCAGAGGAGAAAAGCTCACTGCTACGATTTAGTCGATTTCACCCGAGTCGAAAACGGCAATTTGTGTTTCTTGGTTTTGCCTTTTACTGGGCAAAAGATGCACAGGGAAAACCTCGACTCAGGCGGCGAACAGGGGCGGAAAAGCACCGCGCCAGCATGAGCGAGTTTTACCAATACATCAAAGCCAAGCGGTCAAACAAGCTCAACACTTGGATGCCGCAACTGAAACGCAAACTGATGGGATACCGAAATTACTTTGGCCTGCCAGACAACAGCTGCAGCCTTGATAGATTGTACAGTTATGTGTTGCACAGTTTATACAAATGGCTGAATAGGCGCAGTGGCAGACGCAGTTACAATTGGAGTAATTTCAAGAAGATGCTAATGTATTATGCAATTGAGCGACCAAGAGTGAGTAAGCGATTTATTCACGTAGATTGGTACTAGGAGCGTGTTGATTTACACGCGTGAATATATAACTGAAGAGCCGGATGCGGTAATTCCGCACGTCCGGATCTGTGTGGGGTCGGCCCAGTAATGGGTCGCTCTACCACGATTGTGCAAGGAGTGTACGAAATATGAATATTGGAATATATATATACGATAATGCAGAGGTTCTTGATTTTTCAGGACCATTTGAAGTATTAAGTACTGCAAAGCGATTGGAAGATAATAACTGGAATATATTCTTGGTTGCAGAAGAATGTCGTATTATCCAAGCACGAGGAGGGTTTCCAGTTCAACCTCATTTTACTTTTGATTCACATCCTGACATTGATATTCTAATTGTGGTTGGTGGCGTTCATACAGAAGAAGTGAAAAATTCAAATGTAGTATCTTGGGTTTCACAGGTTGCAAGTAAATCTCAAAGGGTGCTATCAGTTTGCACTGGTGCTTTTATTTTAGCGGAAGCTAATTTGTTAAATGGTTTAACGGTAACTACTCACTGGGAAGATATTGCGGATCTTAAAGCAGACTATCCAGCACTAAACGTTGTTACTGACCGTCGTTGGGTTTCGGATGGAAAATATATCACCTCAGGTGGAATCTCAGCTGGAATAGACATGAGTCTGCATTTGGTAACAGAGCTTGCTAACCTAGATTTAGCTGAGAGTACTGCAAACCAAATGGAATATCAGTGGCAAAAATGCACATAACAAGCACTTTAAACGGAACTAAAACAGTTGGCTACGTTCCGCTTCGCTTCACATTTTAGCAAATTTTTATCAGCCCATTATTGGGGCGTTGAGGTTGTAGAATTACTCATTTTGTCAAGTTTTTAGGTGATTTAAGGGTTCTCAAATGCATTGCTTAGTACGTGATAGTCGCTTAGAAAGCGATACGGGAGGTCAAAAAATGGCTAAATTTATAAAAATAGAAATTCTACAGCCTCGTTAGGCCAAGAGTATTTAAGAGCAGAGTATGTCGATAGAAATAATCAAGGAAGCAGCATGGCCTGAAATACTAAAACTACAATCAGAGGTCTATCAGCTTGTCGACCCCGAAAGTCTTGAGGTGTTAAAGGACAAATGGAGCAGAACCCCCAAATGCTGCTTTATCTATCGAGACTGTGAAGAACTAAAGGGTTATTTGTTAGCGCACTCTTGGAATAAAGAGCAGCCTCCGAAGTTGTTTAACGCCTTACCTAAAAATACTGAAGGGGACATCTTGTTTCTTCATGACTTGGCAATTGCAAGCTCATCATTTTGCCAAGGTATTGGTTCCAAACTGATGAAGCATCTGGTTGGGATTGCAACTGGTTTGGGTTTCAAAGAAATTAGGTTGGTTTCAGTCCAGAACTCAGAGATGTTTTGGCAAAGGCAAGGTTTTAAACCGTTGCCAGAAAAAGTGTGCAAAAGTTATGGTGCTGATGCGCAATTGATGTGGCGAAAACTCTAGGCCTAACAAGAAACTATGGCGTCAATAGCTAATTTTAAACTTTTGGCGCTTCCCACATTACCCCGTCTCTGAGCATCGAATTTAAGATCACAATCATCTTCCTGACACACGCAATAAGCGCTACTTTTTTCGGTTTCCCAGCAGCAACTAATCGCTGATAAGTTGATTTAAAAACAGGGTTTGATTGGATGGCTGACATCATCGCCATGTATAAAACGGTGCGTACTTGATGTCGACCACCCTGAATTTTTCGCAGCCCTTTATAGCGGCCACTTTCGCGATTCATAGGTGCAACGCCAACCAATGCACCGGCTTCTTTATTCGACATATAGCCAAGCTCAGGTAAGTTGCTGATGATGGAAGCAGCGGCAATTTTACCAATGCCTTTCATGCTTTGCAGAATCGTGTTTTTGGCTGAATATTCAGGGCATGATTCAATGAGTGTTAGAATTTTATTTTCAATTTTTTCAATCTGATTTTTAAACACAGTCAGAATAGGTTTGATAGTCATCGCAAGTTCTTTGGGAAGAATTTGAAGCCTGTTTTTCTCCATAGTTTGCATCACCAATAGCTGATTTCGTCTTGCGACTAAATTGCTCATAGCCTGCATTATCTCTGGCTTTAGTGTCGATAGGCGAGGTTTAATCGCTTCACTATAATGGACGATTAACTGTGCATCTAGCTTGTCAGTTTTAGCGCGATCAATCAAAACCTAAAATTTAGTTTTTACTGCTCATTTTATGAAGTAATTGGATTATTAATAGTGGTTATAATGCGTTTAACCTTGGTGCTCTGTGTGGTGAAAAGTTGCTTTTTATACTACAGAAAAGCCGCAAAACCCACATTAGATCTCTATTTTAAATATCTATATCAACCCGACTAAATGATTGAATCACAATAGGAACTCAGTTATCGTTTATAGACTAATAAAAATAACTTTAAAATGAGTAAATCTACAGGCTCGTTAGGTATTTTTAAAGCAATGGAGTTGTAATGAAGTTTATTTTAAAAATTGGATTATTATTAGCGTTCTTAATTCTTTCAAAGACAACGTTTGCTGCAAGTTGTGATTCAACCTGCCAGTTAAACCAGATTAACTCATATTTTACAGCTTTAGATAAAATTAACCGTAAAGGTTCAACCCTCAATGATATCGATTCATTGTTGGATTTAACTCATGATGACGTCAAATATATTCATGTAGAATATGAGGCTAACTTTACTAAAGAATCATGGCGCAAGGCATTTTTAAGGAACCTTGAGCGTGGAGCGTACCAAAACAGTGCTAATAATGAGATGCGTATTATAAATACTATCTTTGGAAAAAATCATACAGCAATTGAATATTCTAATGGTGTTATTCAACAGGATGGTACTTGGCAGCAAACAGAGTCTTTACTTGTTTTATTTGGCTTTAAAGATGGCAAGATATCATTAATCAAAGAGTTGTGGTGAAAATGCCAAACAAACAATTTAAGAGTGGATCGTAACGCGTGGCAATTTTGCTGTGCGTTTCGCAAAGCTGTTTACGAGTGTGATGTATTCTTTGTTATCGGTGACCTCGGTGATGATAAATCGGTTTTTCATAAAAAAGGTCGAAATCAGGATGTACTTTTTAAGCTTATAAACTCCGCTAAACCCCCATAAGTTCATAATTTTAAATACTAAAGTAATACCGACTAAATGATTGAATCATAATAGGAACTCAGTTATCGTTTATAGACTAATAAAAATAAGTTTAAAAACGAGTAAATCTACAGGCTCGTTAATATACAAAAAGGATTTTGCTAGTGTTTGAAAGTATTGCGATCTATTCTGGGTTAATTGCAACAATCTGGATCTTTATTGGTGTTTATGTTGCGAGTCGATTTTATAATGGTTACAGCCATTCTAAACAATTTTGTAGTGAATTAGGTGCAACAGGCAGCCCGACAGAAAAATTGTCACCCTTAATTAATAATTACCCGCTAGGCTTTCTCTTTTGCTTTTTCGGTTGGTATTTGGCGCAGTTATCAAGTGTTTCAATTTTAGTAAATATTGCGGGTTGGTTGGTTATAGCTCATGGCATCGGTACATGGGTAGCTGGTTATTTTCCTATGGACGCTGATCCATTTACTAAGAATCCTACTTTTAATTGTAAGATACATTCTTGGGCTGGATTTATTATGTTACTTTCGCTAGTTGTAGCGCCAATATTAGTATCCATAAGTCCAACAACAGAAGCTATCCCTCTATATTTCCGTATTTTTTCAGTTGTTTCTGTTATCGCTGCTGTTTATTATCTATTTGCTATGGTTAAAGCCGTAAAATCTCAAAGTAACCCGGGTATTCAACAACGTATTTCTTATGGCATTCAGCTAATTTGGTTAAGTGCCTTTTCATTAGTGTTAGCGTAGTTGTAAACTAACACATATGAGCCGATTTCCCGTCAATAGGCATTACTTATCTTTCTGACCGCGCAAGCGGTCAAAGCCAAATCAATCAACAAACTCATCTACTTCGTCTGTCGGTTAGCTGTTAAATCGTCGTGCTGTTAATAAAAGTATGCAAACACATATAGTGGCTTTGTGAGTGCGAAATCTTTAACAAAAAAAATGCTGCCTAACGTTTTTTAATCCATTGAAATGTTAGGGCACTACGACTTAATGGATTTAGGAGGTAGAGCGACGCAGGAAGCCAAAGCCGAGACATTTATCGGTTAACCCTAAGATGGCACTATTCAAGTCATAGGTGCTTTTTGCACAATTAGTTTCGGGCTCATTTTTACTGGAAACGGCTTTGTTGATTATATTAATGTGTGCTAGGTATCACTTTTGAAAATCAAGAATGGGTAATCTAACTTAAATAGCATTTGGCATAGTACAGCCAACAGGGACTGGTATCTTGCCTGTGTTGATAATTCCCCCTATAAACAAGCTTCTCATCCTCGGTGAAGCGCAGTGCCTCTGTAACTTTGTGGTGGAAATAGCCTTTAAATCTCAAAGCAAAACCGACTAAATGATTGAGTCAAAATAGGAACTCAGTTATGGTTCGTTGATTAATAAAAACAAATTAAAAACGAGTAAATCTACAGGCTCGTTAGCTGCAGCGAATATGCTAGTTTTCTCTACGTGATAAAATAATAAAAGGAAGTTTCTCTCTTGAAAAAATTATCTATTTACCTCTTTAATTTATTGTTGCTAACTATATTATCTTTATGCTTTTTGAGTTGGTACACAGGCTCGGGAATTAGAATTTCAGATGGAAGATATTTAGGCTATTCTGCAAAAACTAATGAATGGCTTATGTTTGAATACCAAAACATCCCCGTTTTTCATGATGGCCCATACGTATTTCGAAACAATGGCAAACGATTTGCCAACTACATTACTGGAGATAACAACTCATCTGCCAAACTCTCTCGTGTTGATATTAAAAATACCGTTTCGGTGACTGTAGATAATCAGTTCAATACTAACTTCACTGTTAATCTCAGAAATAGCTATCCTCGCTCAGAATTAGACATTCCAAGCCCTGCTAGATATTTAGCAATTTCGGATATGGAAGGTAATTTTGATGCAATGATAAACCTTCTAAAATCAAACGGTGTTATAAATGATTCGTTAGAGTGGAGCTTTGGTTCAAGCCATTTAGTGCTTATTGGTGATATGGTCGACCGAGGAAAAAACGTAGTTCCTTTATTATGGTTAATTTACAAGCTGGAAGCAGAAGCTAAGTCAGCCGGAGGCTATGTTCATTACATTTTGGGAAATCATGAGCGTTATTTATTAGATGGTAGAGTTAAATCAGCAGCTAAAAAATATTATGGAACATTTCGAACTACAGGAATGTCTCCTCGGGAATTGTGGTCTGAAGATTCCGAGCTAGGGAAATGGCTGCGGAGTAAGCCTGTTATGTTAAAGGTGGGTAGTACATTATTTGTACACGGTGGTGTTTCGCCAAGAGCTTTGACCTACAACTTGTCGTTGGAAGATATAGATGCAGAGGCGGAGCGTAACTTTGTCATTGGCGATACAGTTAGGCGAAATATTGATAACAGTATTATTCATGGCTCTGATGGCCTTTTGTTCTATCGAAACTTAGCAAAAGACATGAGTAAATATGAACTCGGCGATAAAGTTGGTGTTGATCATGTAGATAAAGTACTTTCAGAATTTAAAGTCAATAGATTAGCGATTGGACATACTTTAGTACGTAATATTGGCTACGATTATGGTGGTAAAGTTATACGTGTTGATGTACCTCACTCAGAGGGTACAAGTGAAGCTTTGTTAATGGAAAACTCTTCATTTTGGGTGGTAAATAACAAAGGAAAAAAATCACCTTTAGGCAAGTTATAAAGCAGCTAATCGGGTAGCCGGAGGTCTCTAACCTCCAGCCCCCACACCACCCATCATGCGGGTCCGCAATGGGCGGTTCATCTCCTGTAATGAATATTGATCCAACTATCTCTCAATGACACTAATCCTTGTGAAGCCAAGTAGTCATTGCTTAGCGCAATATTAATTCCTTTTGTTTTTGAGCTTCTACAAGGGCCTTTACTGGTGATACCACATGCTATGGCAAGTCGATCACTGACCCCCAATTTCATTAAACTGCGTACTTTGGTGCGTGCTATTCCTTATAAATGGCGCCACTGTCGCCAATAACACATCCTTATCCTACGGCGGATCCAGTGATCTAAATCTACAGTTAGCTGATAAGCGTTGGCGATGAGGTAGTAGTGTCCCCAGCCGCGTAAATACTGTGTGAGCTTATGAATTTGTAAGGTCATTGCGATCCCCCAATTACGGTTTGTGAGTTCTCTGACGTTTGCCTTAAATTTCTTTAGCGCCTGTTCGTGGATCTGCACTTGGCCGTAACGGAAGGTAAACCCGAGGAATTTCGAGCCAGATACCGAACCGACTCGGCTTTTCGATTCATTCACTTTAAGCTTTAATCGCTTAGTGATGAATTCGGTCATTTCCTGTTGGACTAGGAGTCCTTCGCTTTTCGTTTTTACTAAAATGATTATGTCTTAGTACCCTTGCCATC
This genomic stretch from Pseudoalteromonas tunicata harbors:
- a CDS encoding rhomboid family intramembrane serine protease codes for the protein MNSNYKPFFTIAICILTVCVSFFVAYQISGSILGKSRIIYLADYGGLTVESIKEFEIWRFITSQFVHVHQKHMMYNVLSILFLGVLLERKIGFRYTLSIWLFAGAIGTLFTTQFGSPPWNTGTGASQAALGFAGFALVFYTVKFRREYILLAAILFAVLPALYLDLKTAGYPKPGHSLSFIIGSVIAVWYLYKSEKKEAVTKYEQS
- a CDS encoding metallophosphoesterase, translating into MKKLSIYLFNLLLLTILSLCFLSWYTGSGIRISDGRYLGYSAKTNEWLMFEYQNIPVFHDGPYVFRNNGKRFANYITGDNNSSAKLSRVDIKNTVSVTVDNQFNTNFTVNLRNSYPRSELDIPSPARYLAISDMEGNFDAMINLLKSNGVINDSLEWSFGSSHLVLIGDMVDRGKNVVPLLWLIYKLEAEAKSAGGYVHYILGNHERYLLDGRVKSAAKKYYGTFRTTGMSPRELWSEDSELGKWLRSKPVMLKVGSTLFVHGGVSPRALTYNLSLEDIDAEAERNFVIGDTVRRNIDNSIIHGSDGLLFYRNLAKDMSKYELGDKVGVDHVDKVLSEFKVNRLAIGHTLVRNIGYDYGGKVIRVDVPHSEGTSEALLMENSSFWVVNNKGKKSPLGKL
- a CDS encoding GNAT family N-acetyltransferase, which produces MSIEIIKEAAWPEILKLQSEVYQLVDPESLEVLKDKWSRTPKCCFIYRDCEELKGYLLAHSWNKEQPPKLFNALPKNTEGDILFLHDLAIASSSFCQGIGSKLMKHLVGIATGLGFKEIRLVSVQNSEMFWQRQGFKPLPEKVCKSYGADAQLMWRKL
- a CDS encoding reverse transcriptase domain-containing protein, producing the protein MITELNAITFKSQRHPKHRFQNLYGLLREDFLYQSWGQLNKQAAAGIDGITMPAYQQQLVGNITRLSDALKHKRFRANDIKRVFIPKANGKQRPLGLPTVDDKLVQQGVSQILQSIWEADFLPNSYGYRPNKSAHQAVHSLALNLQFKGYGYIVEADIKGFFNNLDHNWLMKMLKQRIDDKAMLSLISQWLKARIKSPEGVFEYPKSGTPQGGIISPVLANIYLHYALDLWFEKKVKPRMRGRAMLIRYADDFVCAFQYANDAERFYEVLPKRLKTFI
- a CDS encoding group II intron maturase-specific domain-containing protein, coding for MTEFITKRLKLKVNESKSRVGSVSGSKFLGFTFRYGQVQIHEQALKKFKANVRELTNRNWGIAMTLQIHKLTQYLRGWGHYYLIANAYQLTVDLDHWIRRRIRMCYWRQWRHL
- a CDS encoding DJ-1/PfpI family protein, with product MNIGIYIYDNAEVLDFSGPFEVLSTAKRLEDNNWNIFLVAEECRIIQARGGFPVQPHFTFDSHPDIDILIVVGGVHTEEVKNSNVVSWVSQVASKSQRVLSVCTGAFILAEANLLNGLTVTTHWEDIADLKADYPALNVVTDRRWVSDGKYITSGGISAGIDMSLHLVTELANLDLAESTANQMEYQWQKCT
- a CDS encoding DUF998 domain-containing protein encodes the protein MFESIAIYSGLIATIWIFIGVYVASRFYNGYSHSKQFCSELGATGSPTEKLSPLINNYPLGFLFCFFGWYLAQLSSVSILVNIAGWLVIAHGIGTWVAGYFPMDADPFTKNPTFNCKIHSWAGFIMLLSLVVAPILVSISPTTEAIPLYFRIFSVVSVIAAVYYLFAMVKAVKSQSNPGIQQRISYGIQLIWLSAFSLVLA